One genomic region from Thermosipho affectus encodes:
- the rplS gene encoding 50S ribosomal protein L19, whose product MSMDNLIRIIEKNQIKEVPEFRPGDTVKVYVKFKEGNKERTQAFEGIVISLRGSGIGKTFTVRRIGANGVGVERIFPLYAPIIQKIEVVRRGKVRRAKLYYLRNIRGKVKIKERR is encoded by the coding sequence ATGAGTATGGATAACCTTATTAGAATTATTGAAAAGAATCAAATTAAAGAGGTGCCAGAATTTAGACCTGGAGATACTGTAAAAGTATATGTTAAATTTAAAGAAGGCAACAAAGAAAGAACACAAGCTTTTGAGGGAATTGTAATTTCTTTAAGAGGTTCTGGTATTGGAAAAACATTTACAGTTAGGAGAATTGGTGCTAATGGTGTAGGTGTTGAAAGAATCTTTCCACTGTATGCACCAATAATTCAAAAAATTGAGGTTGTCAGGCGTGGTAAAGTTAGAAGGGCAAAACTATATTACTTGAGAAACATCCGCGGAAAGGTGAAAATTAAGGAGAGAAGGTAA
- the lepB gene encoding signal peptidase I yields the protein MKKRPSKIFKDTVITLVYAIVAATIIRLFVFETMMVPTGSMIPTINIGDRLFIEKITFQAREPEIGEITVFWTPFRDERAQQMLRAFDKFMDLFSPKEFKGHVKYVKRLVAKEGDVITLKLVDGKWKLFVNGEIPENLRDVNYLPEGVFEYPELWNYLDKASRLRNNQTEYRKFLYELALKKGSKFANIVFSIVGGMEPVKYGIPYYEYVDKYLKPKNINFEDYIWKKNGQVFVKIPNGFYFFMGDNSRESLDSRYFGFVPKEAVIGRPILRIWPLKNFGPVQPIGIK from the coding sequence ATGAAAAAAAGACCTTCAAAAATCTTTAAGGATACAGTTATTACGCTTGTTTATGCTATAGTTGCAGCTACAATTATTAGGCTGTTTGTTTTTGAAACTATGATGGTCCCCACAGGTTCTATGATACCAACTATTAACATTGGGGACCGCCTTTTTATTGAAAAAATAACTTTTCAAGCGAGAGAACCTGAAATAGGTGAAATAACAGTATTTTGGACGCCTTTCCGCGATGAGAGAGCTCAACAGATGCTTAGAGCGTTTGATAAATTTATGGATTTGTTTTCCCCCAAGGAATTTAAAGGACATGTAAAATATGTAAAAAGGCTTGTGGCAAAAGAAGGCGATGTTATTACGTTAAAGTTAGTTGATGGTAAATGGAAACTATTTGTTAATGGAGAGATTCCAGAAAATTTAAGGGATGTTAATTACTTACCTGAAGGTGTTTTTGAATATCCGGAACTTTGGAATTATTTAGATAAGGCTAGTAGATTGAGAAATAATCAAACAGAATATAGGAAATTTCTCTATGAACTTGCTTTGAAAAAAGGTTCAAAATTTGCCAATATAGTTTTTAGTATAGTTGGCGGAATGGAACCAGTGAAATACGGTATCCCGTATTATGAATATGTGGATAAATATTTAAAACCAAAGAATATAAATTTTGAAGATTATATATGGAAAAAAAATGGGCAAGTCTTTGTAAAAATACCAAACGGTTTCTACTTTTTTATGGGAGATAATTCTAGGGAAAGCTTAGATAGTAGATATTTTGGATTCGTTCCCAAAGAAGCTGTTATTGGAAGACCTATATTGAGAATTTGGCCATTGAAAAATTTTGGACCAGTTCAACCAATTGGGATAAAATAA
- a CDS encoding glycogen/starch/alpha-glucan phosphorylase, with amino-acid sequence MGVTKKIKEDKRFRTSKGLIKENYLDHINLTLGKTLENATSWDKYNALALLVKDQVVEKWLQTQKKYFENPDTKRVYYFSIEFLIGRLLYNNLLNLQIYDDVKKAMQDLNLKLEEIAEIEPDAGLGNGGLGRLAACFLDSIATLGIPGYGYGIRYEYGIFKQIIKDGFQVELPDDWLKNGNPWEIERKDRSVKIKFFGKTESYKDKDGNLRFRWVDTYDILAVPYDTPIIGYGNEVANTLRLWSARPINEFDFDNFQKGNYIKSVESQAIASAISKVLYPNDAFYAGRELRLKQEYFFVSASIQDIIRRFKKQFGNNFDIFPDKNVIQLNDTHPALAIPELMRILVDEEKLSWEKAWKITTKTFAYTNHTVMPEALEKWEVHLLERLLPRHLEILYEINARFLDNANKIFSGNIDKIRNVSIFEEGHVKQVRMANLSIVGSFSINGVSKLHTEILKNSVFKDFYEIWPKKFNNKTNGITQRRWLLQCNPNLSNLINETLGDNWIINLDYLKNLEAYANDKNFLDKFFEVKQHNKKQLSNYIKKELGINVDPESIFDVQVKRLHEYKRQLLNVMHIIYLYQTLKENPNIDIYPRTFIFGAKAAPGYRMAKLIIKLINSVADIVNNDKEINDKIKVVFIPNYNVSLAEIIIPAANVSEQISTAGKEASGTGNMKFALNGALTIGTLDGANIEIKECVGDENIFIFGLTAEQVQKLKESRLYNPYDIYLRNENIRKILDAINNGFFNKENPDLFKDIFQALLFGLNGSQADEYMLLADFDSYKTRHKEIDITYRDKYLWNKKALLNVARVGIFSSDRTIMEYAKDIWNVK; translated from the coding sequence ATGGGAGTTACTAAAAAGATAAAAGAAGATAAAAGGTTTAGAACTTCTAAAGGACTCATCAAAGAAAACTATTTAGATCACATCAATCTAACCCTTGGAAAAACACTTGAAAATGCAACATCATGGGACAAGTATAATGCACTTGCACTCTTGGTTAAAGACCAAGTAGTAGAAAAATGGTTGCAAACTCAAAAAAAATACTTTGAAAATCCTGATACCAAAAGAGTTTATTATTTCTCAATTGAATTCTTAATTGGTAGACTACTTTACAATAACCTATTAAACTTACAAATCTACGATGACGTAAAAAAAGCGATGCAAGATTTAAATCTAAAATTAGAAGAAATAGCCGAAATTGAGCCCGATGCAGGATTGGGAAATGGCGGACTTGGAAGACTTGCAGCGTGTTTTCTAGATTCTATTGCCACGCTTGGTATACCTGGATATGGTTACGGTATAAGGTACGAATATGGTATATTTAAACAAATAATCAAAGATGGTTTTCAAGTTGAACTACCAGATGATTGGCTCAAAAATGGGAATCCATGGGAAATCGAAAGAAAAGATAGAAGCGTAAAAATTAAATTCTTTGGAAAAACAGAGAGTTACAAAGACAAAGATGGAAATTTAAGATTTAGATGGGTAGATACATACGATATTTTAGCGGTTCCCTATGACACACCGATAATTGGATATGGAAATGAAGTTGCAAATACATTAAGACTTTGGTCTGCAAGGCCAATCAATGAATTTGATTTTGACAATTTTCAAAAAGGAAATTATATAAAATCCGTTGAATCTCAAGCAATTGCAAGTGCAATCTCCAAAGTGTTATATCCAAACGATGCTTTTTACGCAGGGAGAGAGCTAAGACTAAAACAAGAGTACTTCTTTGTTTCAGCCTCCATACAAGATATTATAAGAAGATTTAAAAAACAATTTGGAAACAATTTTGATATATTCCCAGATAAAAACGTAATCCAGCTAAATGATACACATCCAGCACTTGCTATTCCAGAATTAATGAGAATTTTAGTTGATGAAGAAAAATTATCTTGGGAAAAAGCATGGAAAATTACCACTAAAACTTTTGCATATACAAATCATACAGTTATGCCAGAAGCTTTGGAAAAATGGGAAGTACATCTTTTGGAAAGGCTGCTTCCAAGACATCTTGAGATTTTATACGAAATAAATGCAAGGTTTTTAGATAACGCAAATAAAATATTTAGTGGAAACATTGATAAAATAAGGAATGTTTCTATTTTTGAAGAAGGACATGTAAAGCAAGTCAGAATGGCTAATTTATCAATAGTTGGCTCTTTTTCAATTAATGGTGTATCTAAATTACACACAGAAATACTTAAAAACAGTGTTTTTAAAGATTTTTACGAAATATGGCCAAAAAAATTCAATAATAAAACCAATGGAATTACTCAAAGAAGATGGTTATTGCAATGCAATCCAAATCTTTCAAATCTAATTAATGAAACACTTGGAGATAATTGGATTATAAACCTAGACTATCTAAAAAATCTTGAAGCCTATGCAAATGACAAAAACTTTTTAGATAAGTTCTTTGAAGTAAAACAACATAACAAAAAACAACTTTCAAACTATATAAAAAAGGAATTAGGTATAAATGTAGATCCTGAATCTATCTTTGATGTACAAGTAAAAAGGCTCCACGAATATAAAAGACAGCTTCTCAATGTGATGCATATTATATATCTTTACCAGACTTTAAAAGAAAATCCAAATATTGATATCTATCCTAGAACATTTATCTTTGGCGCAAAAGCTGCACCAGGATATAGAATGGCAAAGTTGATAATAAAACTGATAAACAGTGTAGCAGACATAGTAAATAATGACAAAGAAATAAACGATAAAATAAAAGTTGTATTTATACCAAATTATAACGTATCCCTTGCAGAAATAATAATACCAGCCGCAAATGTAAGTGAACAAATATCAACTGCTGGAAAAGAAGCATCAGGTACTGGGAATATGAAATTTGCATTAAACGGGGCATTGACCATTGGAACACTTGATGGTGCAAATATCGAGATAAAAGAATGCGTTGGTGATGAAAATATCTTTATATTCGGATTAACTGCAGAACAAGTCCAAAAACTAAAAGAAAGTAGGCTTTACAATCCATATGACATATACTTGAGAAATGAAAATATTAGAAAAATACTAGATGCTATAAACAATGGATTCTTCAACAAAGAGAATCCTGACTTGTTTAAAGATATATTTCAAGCGTTATTATTTGGTTTAAATGGCTCACAAGCAGATGAATATATGCTACTTGCAGATTTTGACAGTTATAAAACTAGACATAAAGAAATAGACATAACATATAGAGATAAATATCTTTGGAATAAAAAAGCATTACTAAACGTTGCAAGAGTCGGCATTTTCTCAAGTGATAGAACGATAATGGAATACGCAAAGGATATTTGGAATGTGAAATAA
- a CDS encoding RNA methyltransferase: MLDKIYLALIHYPILGRDGKIISTAVTNLDIHDIARTCRTYNIKKYYLVNNLPAQQDIVKKVLAYWREGFGKEYNPNRSEALSLVKLMSYYEDVIEDIENIEKEKPIIMFTSAKWRENTITFDEGKEMILRSDKPILILFGTGWGMPDEILEQCDYALEPVRGKSDFNHLSVRAAVAIILDRLIGENV; the protein is encoded by the coding sequence GTGTTAGATAAAATTTATCTCGCTTTAATTCATTATCCAATTTTAGGAAGAGATGGTAAGATTATATCTACAGCTGTTACAAATTTAGATATACATGACATTGCAAGGACTTGTAGGACTTACAATATTAAAAAGTACTATCTTGTGAATAACTTACCTGCCCAGCAAGATATAGTAAAGAAAGTTTTGGCATATTGGCGAGAGGGATTTGGAAAAGAGTACAATCCCAATCGTTCAGAGGCCTTATCATTAGTTAAGTTAATGAGTTATTATGAGGATGTTATTGAAGATATAGAAAATATTGAAAAAGAGAAACCTATCATCATGTTTACATCTGCCAAATGGCGCGAAAATACTATAACATTTGATGAAGGAAAAGAAATGATTTTGAGAAGTGATAAACCTATTTTAATTTTATTTGGTACTGGTTGGGGTATGCCAGATGAGATTTTAGAGCAATGTGATTATGCATTAGAGCCTGTAAGAGGAAAATCCGATTTTAATCATCTTTCTGTGCGGGCTGCTGTTGCAATAATACTTGATAGGTTAATAGGAGAGAATGTATAA
- a CDS encoding ABC transporter permease, with translation MLYVIGGLFVPLFFLFYKFGGINFSAIKDHSNVIKFTITQAIVSSIFTLLLGLPGAYIVARTKTHPFLKSIFRILSSIPFILPGVTMSIGFLMAFGRNGLLTKLLGILGFDGKILYTFTAVILGHVFYNFPLFIRIVGETWEKIDASLIEAAKIDGAKQYRIFWKVELPILTPSILKAFLLTYVYTFTSFSVVLILGGIKYSTIEVSIYMYTKILFDFKSALSLSFFQILFISVVSYMLSFEKFEFLNGTSLKEKFPIWGYFYIILTIAIIFIPLTYSVLSGFINYGGGFGIENFKRLLSLNLKRYIGTTFSSMFVYTISFSIISSIISIIISIISSFYKIQKLQYLMFLPASISPVTLAFSYVSLNISQYISILVIYSLISLPIVYGIISSGWKTIDPYSIEAAKIDGANTFNLNLKIRFPQIKYHLLTAFVYAFTLSIGEMSATITLSNPPVSTLSISIYRLLSSRKIPEARALNTIYSFIVILLFSTIEYLRNKKLKNVYIK, from the coding sequence TTGTTATATGTTATTGGGGGACTTTTTGTCCCCCTATTTTTTCTATTTTATAAATTTGGTGGAATAAACTTTTCCGCTATAAAAGATCACTCAAATGTTATCAAATTTACTATAACCCAAGCAATTGTTTCATCGATTTTTACATTGCTTCTTGGACTACCCGGTGCATACATTGTTGCCAGAACAAAAACACATCCATTTTTAAAATCTATTTTTAGAATATTGTCATCAATTCCTTTTATTTTACCTGGTGTTACCATGAGCATTGGATTTTTAATGGCTTTTGGAAGAAATGGACTCTTAACTAAGTTATTGGGAATACTAGGATTTGATGGGAAAATTTTGTATACATTCACCGCTGTAATTCTAGGACATGTCTTCTATAACTTTCCACTTTTCATAAGGATAGTTGGAGAAACATGGGAAAAAATAGATGCAAGTTTAATCGAAGCAGCAAAAATAGATGGTGCAAAACAATACAGAATTTTTTGGAAAGTGGAACTTCCAATTTTAACTCCATCAATTTTAAAAGCATTTCTTTTAACTTATGTCTATACTTTTACAAGTTTTTCAGTTGTTTTAATACTTGGTGGAATAAAATATTCAACTATTGAAGTTTCCATATATATGTATACAAAAATACTCTTTGATTTTAAAAGTGCTCTTTCACTTTCATTTTTTCAAATCTTATTCATCTCTGTAGTTTCATATATGCTTTCATTTGAAAAGTTTGAATTTCTCAATGGAACTTCTTTAAAAGAAAAATTCCCCATTTGGGGATATTTCTATATAATTCTAACCATTGCAATCATATTCATTCCACTAACATATTCTGTCCTTTCAGGATTTATAAACTACGGTGGAGGATTTGGAATAGAAAACTTCAAAAGACTTTTATCATTAAATTTAAAAAGATACATTGGTACCACTTTTTCATCTATGTTTGTATATACAATCTCTTTTAGTATAATCTCTTCAATTATTTCAATAATTATCTCAATAATAAGCTCTTTTTATAAAATCCAAAAGCTTCAATATCTAATGTTTTTACCCGCATCAATTTCTCCAGTTACTCTTGCTTTCTCATATGTATCTCTAAATATTAGTCAATACATTTCAATTCTTGTAATATATTCGTTAATTTCGCTTCCAATAGTATATGGAATAATCTCAAGTGGTTGGAAAACAATTGATCCATACTCTATCGAAGCAGCTAAAATAGACGGTGCAAATACATTTAATTTAAACTTAAAAATAAGGTTTCCACAAATTAAATACCATCTACTAACAGCTTTTGTATACGCTTTCACCTTATCAATAGGTGAAATGTCTGCAACTATAACATTAAGTAACCCACCAGTTTCAACACTATCTATATCCATATACAGACTCTTAAGTTCCAGAAAAATTCCAGAAGCAAGAGCCTTAAACACAATTTATTCATTTATAGTTATTCTTTTATTCTCAACAATTGAATATTTAAGAAATAAAAAACTAAAGAATGTCTATATTAAATAA
- the trmD gene encoding tRNA (guanosine(37)-N1)-methyltransferase TrmD, which produces MKISILTIFPEMVSVIKKYGVISKAVENKILDIQIFNLRDFTNDKHKVVDDYPFGGGPGMVMKPEPFFRFFEYFNKEFGKPYTILTSPQGETLNNEIVKELSCEKNVLIICGRYEGIDERVMSFVDREISIGDYVLTGGELPAMIIADAISRFVPEVIDKDSVEQESFNTGILDHPHYTRPREINGLKVPEVLLSGDHNKIEIWRRKMALKKTMEKRPDLFFNKEFDKLDKVALLELFRELIDGVR; this is translated from the coding sequence GTGAAAATAAGTATTTTAACCATCTTTCCTGAGATGGTAAGTGTAATAAAAAAATATGGAGTAATCTCCAAAGCGGTGGAGAATAAGATTTTAGATATCCAAATATTTAATCTTAGAGATTTTACAAATGATAAACATAAGGTTGTTGATGATTACCCTTTTGGTGGGGGGCCAGGAATGGTTATGAAGCCCGAGCCTTTTTTTAGGTTTTTTGAGTATTTTAATAAAGAATTTGGAAAGCCTTATACAATTTTAACCTCGCCACAGGGAGAAACGTTAAATAACGAAATTGTAAAAGAATTGAGTTGTGAAAAAAATGTTCTTATAATTTGTGGAAGGTATGAGGGAATTGACGAAAGAGTAATGAGTTTTGTTGATAGAGAAATTTCAATAGGTGATTATGTTTTAACTGGCGGGGAACTACCAGCTATGATCATTGCAGATGCAATTTCAAGATTTGTTCCAGAAGTCATAGATAAAGATTCGGTTGAGCAAGAATCTTTTAATACGGGAATACTTGATCATCCACATTACACAAGACCGAGAGAAATAAATGGTTTAAAGGTTCCAGAAGTTCTACTAAGTGGAGACCACAATAAAATAGAAATTTGGAGACGTAAAATGGCGTTAAAAAAGACTATGGAGAAAAGGCCGGATTTGTTCTTTAATAAAGAATTTGATAAGCTTGATAAAGTTGCGTTGCTGGAGTTGTTTAGGGAGTTGATTGATGGTGTTAGATAA
- the rimM gene encoding ribosome maturation factor RimM (Essential for efficient processing of 16S rRNA) → MIKTLHELLKDKVPVAILGKTHGLGGELRLLPLTNIPEVIESLDEVFIYNEKVKKFLFGRISYMVLSNGYYIVKIKGIDSVNDAKKFVGSKLYIEKSMLPSLKDDEYYFYEILGLNVFDENGKNIGKVDEIIQTGSNDVLVINKDTENELMIPVIKDYVVLIDKKDRKIVVRLPEWLG, encoded by the coding sequence ATGATTAAGACTCTCCATGAGCTTTTAAAAGACAAAGTCCCAGTTGCAATACTTGGGAAAACGCACGGGCTTGGTGGAGAGTTAAGGTTGTTACCATTAACTAATATACCTGAAGTTATTGAATCTTTAGATGAAGTTTTTATATATAACGAAAAGGTAAAAAAGTTTCTATTTGGTAGAATCTCATACATGGTATTGTCAAATGGTTATTACATTGTGAAAATTAAGGGAATTGATTCTGTGAATGACGCTAAAAAATTTGTGGGGTCTAAACTTTATATTGAAAAAAGTATGTTGCCATCTTTAAAAGATGATGAGTATTATTTTTACGAAATTTTAGGTTTAAATGTCTTTGATGAGAATGGTAAGAACATAGGAAAAGTTGATGAGATTATACAAACGGGTAGTAACGATGTTCTTGTAATAAATAAGGATACCGAAAATGAACTTATGATACCTGTTATTAAGGACTATGTTGTTTTAATTGACAAGAAAGATAGAAAGATAGTTGTCAGGCTTCCGGAGTGGTTAGGGTGA
- a CDS encoding KH domain-containing protein: MKELLEYILKGIVKNPEEVVVLEFNEDGKRIFEISVNSEDVGQVIGKDGRTIKSIKILLSSITDENDFILKVVR; encoded by the coding sequence ATGAAAGAGCTCCTTGAGTACATACTCAAGGGGATTGTAAAAAATCCCGAAGAGGTAGTTGTTTTGGAATTTAATGAGGATGGAAAAAGAATATTTGAAATATCGGTAAATTCTGAAGATGTTGGGCAGGTTATTGGAAAGGATGGAAGAACAATAAAGTCAATTAAGATACTTTTATCTTCAATAACCGATGAAAATGATTTTATTTTGAAGGTGGTAAGATGA
- the rpsP gene encoding 30S ribosomal protein S16, with protein sequence MVRIRLTRMGKKKQPFYRIVVVDQRKRRDGAYIESLGYYDPIKDPYVLNVDVDKAVDWILKGAQPSQTARNLLRKAGVFKKVDEIKNAKKKEANQ encoded by the coding sequence GTGGTAAGGATTAGGTTAACACGTATGGGTAAAAAGAAACAACCATTTTACAGAATTGTGGTAGTTGATCAAAGAAAAAGAAGAGATGGTGCATACATTGAAAGTTTGGGATATTATGATCCTATTAAGGACCCTTATGTTTTAAATGTTGATGTAGATAAGGCAGTTGATTGGATTTTAAAAGGTGCACAACCAAGCCAAACGGCAAGAAACCTTTTGAGAAAGGCAGGGGTCTTTAAAAAAGTTGATGAAATAAAAAATGCAAAAAAGAAGGAGGCTAATCAATGA
- a CDS encoding thiamine ABC transporter substrate-binding protein — protein sequence MKKYIVSLFVLIGVLYFSTQTLVIYTYDSFVSGIGYEVIPIFEKMYDCKVDLRSFGDAGAVLARLILEKDKQKADVIIGLDQALLHRAKKEGLLEKYSPINYSLLKYPELKDEYGVPFDFGAIAIVYNKNTVKNPPKSFSDLLKKEFKNRIVVEDPRTSSTGISFLLWTIAVYGDNYLDFWKKFKENILTITPGWDEAFEMLETGEADIMVSYATDGAYSYYNYGKITYVPVIMKEGAFVQVEYAAIVKGAKNMELAKRFLEFVLMDNFQEKIPLNQWMLPVTNVSIPDAFKYVPRMEKILKINPNLYEKQEEILKEWSKEIIGG from the coding sequence ATGAAAAAATATATTGTAAGCTTGTTTGTTCTAATTGGAGTACTTTATTTTTCTACCCAAACATTGGTAATTTACACATACGATAGTTTCGTCTCAGGGATTGGTTATGAGGTAATTCCAATTTTTGAAAAAATGTATGATTGCAAAGTCGATCTTAGATCTTTCGGAGATGCCGGAGCCGTATTAGCAAGGTTAATATTAGAAAAAGATAAGCAAAAAGCAGACGTAATAATAGGACTTGATCAGGCTTTACTACATAGGGCAAAAAAAGAAGGGTTACTTGAAAAATATTCACCGATAAATTATTCTTTATTAAAATATCCAGAATTAAAAGATGAATACGGTGTACCGTTTGATTTTGGTGCCATTGCAATAGTTTACAACAAAAACACTGTAAAAAATCCACCGAAAAGTTTTTCGGATTTATTAAAAAAAGAGTTCAAAAACAGAATAGTTGTGGAAGATCCACGCACTTCAAGCACAGGAATTAGTTTTTTGTTGTGGACAATCGCTGTCTATGGAGATAACTATTTAGATTTTTGGAAAAAATTTAAAGAAAACATACTAACAATAACACCTGGCTGGGATGAAGCGTTTGAGATGCTCGAAACTGGTGAAGCAGATATCATGGTAAGTTACGCCACAGATGGTGCATATAGTTATTACAACTATGGTAAAATTACATATGTACCAGTAATTATGAAAGAAGGAGCATTTGTACAAGTTGAATATGCTGCAATAGTAAAAGGTGCAAAAAACATGGAACTTGCAAAAAGATTTTTAGAGTTTGTATTAATGGACAATTTTCAAGAAAAAATTCCATTAAATCAATGGATGCTTCCTGTAACTAATGTCAGTATTCCAGACGCATTTAAATATGTGCCAAGAATGGAAAAAATTTTGAAAATAAATCCCAATTTATATGAAAAACAAGAGGAGATATTAAAAGAATGGTCAAAAGAAATTATTGGTGGGTAA
- the ffh gene encoding signal recognition particle protein → MFEGLQEKLSKAFKSLSGKGKITEKNIKEAIRIVKLSLLEADVNYKVVKEFIDEVKKKALGEEVLRSLTPDQMFIKILKDELIRLMGEKSQLQMIHSPSYIMMVGLQGSGKTTSAAKIANLLKKRGRKPYLVAADTYRPAAIDQLITLGKRIDVPVYYGDKKNPIKIVKGALKEVKDSGYDVVIFDTAGRLHIDEEMMSELVEIKDILNPDEILMVVDAMTGQDAVNSAKTFDERLDVTGFVVTKMDGDARGGVILSIRYVTQKPVKFIGTGEKIEDLEEFYPERIASRILGLGDVLTLIEKAEQELDKEKMKNLGKKMINAEFTLEDFQEQLKEIKKLGSLSKIIDLLPGAPKVDLDQGEKELKITEAIINSMTPEERRNPKILNASRKKRIAKGSGTSVQEVNKLIKNYEEMKKMMKMFKKGKLPFNLRGFKL, encoded by the coding sequence TTGTTCGAGGGACTACAAGAAAAACTTTCAAAGGCGTTTAAAAGTTTATCTGGAAAAGGAAAAATTACGGAAAAAAATATTAAAGAAGCTATTAGAATAGTAAAGCTTTCTTTGCTGGAAGCTGATGTTAATTATAAAGTGGTAAAAGAATTTATAGATGAAGTAAAGAAGAAAGCGTTAGGAGAAGAAGTCTTGAGATCTTTGACTCCTGATCAAATGTTTATTAAGATTTTGAAAGATGAATTAATTAGATTAATGGGGGAAAAATCGCAATTGCAAATGATTCATTCTCCTTCATATATTATGATGGTTGGATTGCAAGGAAGTGGTAAGACAACGAGTGCGGCTAAAATTGCAAATTTACTTAAAAAAAGAGGTAGAAAACCATATTTAGTCGCAGCAGATACCTATAGACCTGCGGCTATTGATCAATTGATAACTTTGGGTAAAAGGATAGACGTACCTGTCTACTATGGTGATAAAAAAAATCCAATTAAAATAGTAAAAGGGGCTTTAAAAGAAGTAAAAGATAGTGGATATGATGTAGTAATATTTGATACTGCTGGGAGATTGCACATAGATGAAGAAATGATGTCCGAATTGGTGGAAATTAAAGATATTTTAAACCCGGATGAAATTTTGATGGTAGTTGATGCAATGACTGGGCAAGATGCGGTAAACTCTGCTAAAACTTTTGATGAAAGGCTAGATGTCACGGGATTTGTGGTAACAAAGATGGATGGTGATGCAAGGGGCGGAGTGATTTTATCAATTAGATATGTTACACAAAAACCTGTGAAATTTATTGGAACCGGTGAAAAAATAGAGGACCTTGAGGAGTTTTATCCAGAAAGAATTGCAAGTAGGATATTGGGGCTTGGGGATGTTTTGACGTTAATTGAAAAGGCAGAGCAGGAACTTGATAAAGAAAAAATGAAAAATTTAGGAAAGAAAATGATAAATGCGGAGTTTACCTTGGAAGATTTTCAAGAACAGTTGAAGGAAATAAAAAAACTTGGTTCTCTTTCAAAAATTATTGATCTTTTACCAGGTGCCCCGAAGGTTGATTTAGATCAAGGTGAAAAAGAATTAAAAATAACAGAGGCGATAATAAATTCAATGACTCCTGAGGAAAGAAGAAATCCCAAGATACTTAATGCAAGCAGAAAGAAAAGGATTGCAAAAGGTAGTGGAACTAGTGTACAAGAAGTTAATAAATTAATAAAAAACTATGAGGAAATGAAAAAAATGATGAAAATGTTTAAAAAAGGAAAGTTACCATTTAATTTAAGAGGTTTTAAATTATAA